The genomic segment TTTATAGGTAATAAAAAACGCCAAAACAGCTAAAATAATAAACACCAAAATCGGATTGAAAAATAAAATATTACTTTTAATTTCTTTAAAGTTTAAGAGCGTTTCTTCTTTTTCTACCAATGGCTTTATTTCTCCTGCTATTTTTATCGTTGCATTTTTAAAGTTTTTAAATACATAATCAGGTAAATACATATATTCTGTAACTTCTCTCTTTTTATCTAAAATAGTTCCTGTAGCTAAATTAATTCCAAAATTACCCCAGGTGTTGTGTGGTATTTCAGCATTCATTAATTCTCTTAATGTTTTACCAGAAGATTCAAGAGAAACAGCCTTAAAATTAACTTTGTTTTTTAATATTAATGTGGTTATATCTCTTAATATGGTTGCACAATTATTAAAAAAAGGATCGTATAAATAAGTAGCATTCTCAGGACGTGCATTATTTTGTAAATACATAAAAAATGCTTGTTTCTCAGCTTGATTCAAATTTAAAACTTGTTGTTTTACCCAACGTTTTTCAATTTGATAACCTCTAAGAAAATATTTAAAATCATAGCTTTGTAATTTATAATATAATTTTCCCTGTGCAAAATTGATATAAAAATTAGGAGCATTAAAATCGAACATTCCATAATTATAAATTAAATCTAATTTTAAAAGTGGATCTTTTACACGAATTGCAGAATGACCAAAAGCTTCGTACAATTCGCTTCCAGGTCCTGCTGTTACAATAGAAACTTCCGAATAAACTGAAAGTTTTAATTGACAATAAGTAACTGTTGATAGAGAGCATAAAATAAGCAGAAGTAGTAGTCTTTTATACATGAAAAATTAAGGTCTTAAAAAGTTGTAATCGAAAGTAATTGAGAAAATATTTGAATACAATGCATTTCCAACACTACCAATATTTGTAAGTGCGTAATCTACCTGAATTCCTCGATAGTTAAAACCCACACCAAAATTAGGCTGTAAAGACAAAGATTTCGAATTATCAAACTGAGTAATATATTGGAAGTTTCCAACTCCTGCTCGTAAATAAACAAGTTTGTCGTAATCTAATTGAAAACCAGCAGCAGGATCTATACTCGCATATTTCGAAGAAAAAATATCATTTGTTTTCGCAAAACGAACATTCAAATCTACTTCCGATAATAAATTAAAAAAACGCCCAATTCTCCATTGTCTAGCAACACCAACTTGTAATTTTGGTTTTGTAATTTCTGTAGATTGGGGTAATTCTTGGTTCTCTCCAGGAATTGCATCCTTAATTTTATTGTATTTTTCCTCGTTAATTGCCCAACTATTAAAAGTTGTTGTAATATCTCTAACCATTACCCCAAAATGCCAATTGTTTCTTTCAAACTGTATTCCAGCATCAAAACCAAACCCCCAAGAACTGGCAAATTCACCAATAATTCTTCGTACAATTTTAGCATTCACTCCAAATTTTACATCTTTAAAAATTAAATTTCGAGCATAGGCAATGTTAAAAGCATAATCTGCAGCAGAAAAAAGGCTAATTCTGTTATAATCGATATTTCCTTCACTGTCAATTAACTCTGTTGTGTTTAAAATATCATCTACTCCAAAACGAATTAA from the Polaribacter cellanae genome contains:
- a CDS encoding lipoprotein N-acyltransferase Lnb domain-containing protein; this encodes MYKRLLLLLILCSLSTVTYCQLKLSVYSEVSIVTAGPGSELYEAFGHSAIRVKDPLLKLDLIYNYGMFDFNAPNFYINFAQGKLYYKLQSYDFKYFLRGYQIEKRWVKQQVLNLNQAEKQAFFMYLQNNARPENATYLYDPFFNNCATILRDITTLILKNKVNFKAVSLESSGKTLRELMNAEIPHNTWGNFGINLATGTILDKKREVTEYMYLPDYVFKNFKNATIKIAGEIKPLVEKEETLLNFKEIKSNILFFNPILVFIILAVLAFFITYKDIKKKTRTRSLDFIIFFITGLIGVILAYLWLFSSHKIVPNNFNILWAFAPNIIMAFFIFKKITKIWLQKYILILIGFILMIPILWIARVQSFPVAVIPLLILFLGRYVYLYTFLLTSKK
- a CDS encoding PorV/PorQ family protein — its product is MKNRILLFFLLITSFLNAQAFRNYSNEFLNIGVDAAALGMSKSVVASTNNVNAIYWNPAGLIGIQDYQGSLMHASYFAGIANYNHAAFAMPIDKESTIGISLIRFGVDDILNTTELIDSEGNIDYNRISLFSAADYAFNIAYARNLIFKDVKFGVNAKIVRRIIGEFASSWGFGFDAGIQFERNNWHFGVMVRDITTTFNSWAINEEKYNKIKDAIPGENQELPQSTEITKPKLQVGVARQWRIGRFFNLLSEVDLNVRFAKTNDIFSSKYASIDPAAGFQLDYDKLVYLRAGVGNFQYITQFDNSKSLSLQPNFGVGFNYRGIQVDYALTNIGSVGNALYSNIFSITFDYNFLRP